A region from the Triticum urartu cultivar G1812 chromosome 1, Tu2.1, whole genome shotgun sequence genome encodes:
- the LOC125534417 gene encoding protein FAM91A1-like, whose protein sequence is MQQQMAATVEEQMMVKAIRDECPWETLPKRIQAAVVSKDEWHRRIVDYCIRKRLPWNNSFARKVCKEGEYYEDLMRYLCRNLALYPYHLADYICRVMRISAFKYYCDVLFEAMKNEQPYDSIPNFSAADALRITGVGRNEFIDIMNKCKSKKIMWKLSKSIAKELLPAQPADLAIEPWWGVRFVNFTLEEFKKLSEEETIAIDKICKEEVNSYVRFDPEVINCLYRRGGVYFDVPVYPEDRFRVSRLEGFVSNKDQSYEDPIEELLYAVFVVSSENATVAELAKTLQADLYQLQAAASFACRLGWAVKLLDTDSALRDSNATALPSNVLGDDEEGSRMSINSERSCPELLSSDCDGPRKISGTAYVGFIVDANVTSYLMMGSLSPGLKSHAVTLYEAGKLGYSCIADLCNDLASLEGKKFEGVLQEFANHAFSLRCFLECLLSGGTSPNESSDGNCQDDLSSPLSKKNIEEGADNVVGNNGSQHGDTPQQEYPTVDSQASSPSSIISRGMESVAENDFDSRQMVNQNDNSQATELDGPAVRKTKRNYRVNILRCESLASLAPSTLERLLLRDYDIVVSMIPFPHSSVLPSTAGPVHFGPPSYSSMTPWMKLALYTSGSCGPLSAVFMKGQRLRLLPEPLAGCEKALIWSWDHSVVGGLGGNFEENLVRGGLLLHYLNSMTRHSAVIVQPLGIKDLDDSGNLVTMDVPLPLKNADGSITSALAGTDLPEGQMSNLIALLEDLSSKVELSTVGYLRLVRLHRVSESSEPPEKESYEWIPLNLEFGIPLFNPKLCERICERVVNSNMLQKDDLTEHYESMQTVRKRLRELCTEYQATGPTARLLNQRGGSKNSPRQLQLMNIVSGRWSPFHDPSSPTQEGTSPGEHVRLKLGRRQKCFTEVLSFDGSILRSHALTPVYEAATRSGTEDQPSPSPKTDSEDSDTKDVVLPGVNLIFDGAQLHPFDIGACLHARQPLSLIAEASAASLAMK, encoded by the exons ATGCAGCAGCAGATGGCGGCGACGGTGGAGGAGCAGATGATGGTGAAGGCCATCAGGGACGAGTGCCCTTGGGAGACCCTCCCCAAGCGCATCCAGGCCGCCGTCGTCTCCAAGGACGAGTGGCACCGCAG GATTGTAGATTATTGTATAAGGAAACGACTGCCATGGAACAACTCTTTTGCCCGCAAAGTATGCAAAGAGGGGGAATATTACGAGGATTTGATGCGCTATCTCTGCAGAAATCTAGCA TTATACCCATACCATCTCGCAGACTACATCTGTCGAGTAATGAGGATATCAGCATTCAAATATTATTGTGACGTCCTTTTTGAAGCTATGAAGAATG AGCAACCATATGACAGTATTCCAAACTTCAGTGCTGCTGACGCCCTGAGGATTACTGGTGTTGGAAGAAATGAATTTATCGATATCATGAATAAGTGCAAATCGAAG AAGATAATGTGGAAGCTGAGCAAATCAATTGCGAAAGAGCTACTGCCTGCACAACCTGCAGACTTAGCAATAGAACCTTGGTGGGGAGTCCGTTTCGTCAACTTCACATTGGAAGAGTTTAAG AAGCTTTCTGAGGAAGAAACAATAGCAATAGACAAAATATGTAAGGAGGAAGTCAACTCATATGTTCGGTTTGATCCAGAGGTTATAAATTGTCTTTACAGAAGAGGAGGGGTATACTTCGATGTGCCAGTTTATCCAGAGGACCGTTTCAGAG TTTCAAGACTTGAAGGTTTTGTTTCAAATAAGGATCAGTCGTACGAAGATCCAATTGAAGA GCTACTATATGCTGTATTTGTTGTATCAAGTGAAAATGCCACAGTTGCTGAATTGGCTAAAACTTTACAGGCTGACCTTTATCAACTCCAGGCAGCTGCATCATTTGCCTGCAGACTGGGATGGGCCGTAAAGCTTTTGGATACAGACTCCGCTCTTAGAGATTCAAATGCTACTGCATTGCCCAGTAACGTTCTTGGTGACGACGAAGAAGGTTCGCGCATGAGCATCAACTCAGAAAGATCCTGTCCAGAATTGCTCAGCAGTGATTGTGATGGACCCAGGAAAATCTCTGGAACTGCTTATGTGGGCTTCATTGTGGATGCTAATGTAACTTCATACTTGATGATGGGCTCTCTATCTCCAG GATTGAAGTCTCACGCTGTTACGCTATATGAGGCTGGAAAACTGGGCTATTCTTGCATTGCTGATCTATGCAACGATCTAGCCAGTTTAGAAGGAAAGAAGTTTGAGGGTGTACTCCAGGAATTCGCAAACCATGCGTTTAGCCTGCGATGcttccttgagtgtttgctgtcCGGTGGAACTTCACCAAATGAATCTAGTGACGGAAACTGTCAGGATGATCTGTCCTCCCCTTTAAGCAAGAAAAACATTGAGGAGGGCGCTGATAATGTTGTCGGGAATAACGGAAGCCAACATGGTGACACACCACAACAGGAATACCCAACGGTTGATTCACAGGCGTCGTCACCTTCAAGTATTATATCAAGAGGGATGGAAAGCGTAGCCGAAAATGATTTTGACAGCAGGCAAATGGTTAATCAAAATGACAATAGCCAGGCTACAGAACTGGATGGCCCAGCTGTGCGGAAGACTAAAAGAAATTACCGAGTCAACATTCTCCGCTGCGAGAGCTTAGCTTCACTGGCGCCATCCACGCTGGAAAGATTACTTCTTAGGGACTATGACATTGTGGTCTCTATGATACCTTTTCCACATTCATCAGTTCTACCCAGCACTGCAGGACCAGTACATTTCGGTCCGCCTTCTTACTCCTCAATGACACCTTGGATGAAGCTTGCCTTGTATACTTCTGGTAGTTGTGGCCCGCTCTCTGCTGTTTTCATGAAAGGACAGCGTCTGCGGCTGCTTCCCGAGCCATTAGCCGGTTGTGAAAAGGCACTAATATGGTCTTGGGATCACTCTGTGGTGGGTGGACTAGGAGGAAACTTTGAAGAGAACCTGGTAAGGGGGGGCCTTCTTCTGCACTACCTGAACTCAATGACAAGACATTCTGCCGTGATAGTGCAACCACTGGGCATAAAGGACCTTGATGACTCAGGAAACCTCGTAACCATGGATGTCCCATTGCCCCTGAAAAATGCTGATGGGTCAATCACATCCGCGTTAGCCGGAACTGATTTGCCTGAGGGGCAGATGTCAAATTTGATTGCCTTGTTGGAAGATCTATCCAGTAAAGTTGAGTTGAGCACGGTTGGTTACCTTCGCCTAGTAAGGCTTCACAGGGTAAGCGAATCTAGTGAACCTCCAGAGAAGGAAAGTTATGAGTGGATACCTCTGAACTTGGAATTCGGAATTCCTTTGTTCAATCCAAAGCTGTGTGAAAGAATATGCGAAAGGGTCGTCAACTCAAATATGCTTCAGAAAGATGATCTCACCGAACACTATGAGTCTATGCAGACAGTGAGGAAGAGGTTGCGCGAACTTTGCACTGAGTACCAAGCAACCGGTCCAACAGCAAGGCTATTAAATCAGCGGGGAGGCTCGAAGAACTCTCCGCGCCAACTCCAACTCATGAACATTGTGAGTGGAAGATGGAGTCCATTCCATGATCCATCATCGCCTACCCAAGAAGGGACGTCACCGGGTGAACATGTCAGGCTGAAGCTCGGTAGACGGCAGAAGTGCTTTACTGAAGTTCTGAGCTTTGATGGGAGCATCCTCAG GTCCCACGCACTCACTCCCGTGTATGAGGCTGCTACAAGATCTGGCACTGAAGATCAACCATCCCCTTCTCCAAAAACTGATTCAGAAGATTCCGATACCAAGGATGTGGTCTTACCAGGAGTCAATCTCATATTTGATGGCGCTCAGCTGCACCCGTTCGACATTGGCGCTTGCCTCCACGCCCGCCAACCCTTGTCATTGATAGCTGAGGCGTCGGCCGCGTCATTGGCCATGAAATGA